One Stigmatopora nigra isolate UIUO_SnigA chromosome 1, RoL_Snig_1.1, whole genome shotgun sequence DNA segment encodes these proteins:
- the micos10 gene encoding MICOS complex subunit MIC10 — MSEKELGKKWDRCLADGVIKLGTGLGLGIVFSVIFFKRHTWPITLGSGMGLGMAYANCQNDLRLHYLLPKKEQ, encoded by the exons ATGTCTGAGAAAGAGCTGGGAAAAAAGTGGGACCGGTGCCTCGCAGATGGCGTCATCAAGCTTG GCACAGGTCTGGGCCTAGGGATAGTGTTTTCTGTCATCTTCTTCAAAA ggcacACATGGCCCATTACGCTCGGCTCAGGGATGGGCCTCGGCATGGCATATGCTAACTGTCAAAATGACTTGAGGTTACATTACTTGCTGCCTAAAAAG GAGCAGTAG
- the htr6 gene encoding 5-hydroxytryptamine receptor 6, whose protein sequence is MSESDSFRSYNSSFPITSTWSISGAGPWLLAFLLTIIILATACGNVLLIVLVFAHRSLRCTSNCFLVSLFLSDLMVALVVMPPAMLNVLCGAWVLWPAFCPVWLCFDVMCCSASILNLCVISLDRYLFIISPLRYKQRMTLPRALLLVGAAWGLAALASFLPIEMKWHSLGTDNSSRSDLLYPASDFHLRGVGFQCRLNVTLPFALVATLLTFFLPSSAICFTYCRILLAARRQAKRVAVLSHPPHPHPSLGEPSRPPSLGDGAHQDIDDCSHQDAPVPQNLPPSVNSERHLAHRQGRRALKASLTLGVLLGLFFFTWLPFFITNMAEAVCDCVPLALFDAITWLGYCNSTMNPIIYPLFMRDFKRALGKILPCSSSRVPRQPSPALSLSLRNSGEPNISSDPPSPRASDTTPPPATATDAVNLLDAEQAEIELPFLLPNQVVTQGLNG, encoded by the exons ATGTCTGAGTCAGACTCATTCAGAAGCTACAACAGTAGTTTCCCCATCACCAGCACTTGGAGCATCAGCGGCGCTGGTCCCTGGCTGCTAGCCTTCCTCTTGACCATCATCATCCTCGCCACGGCGTGCGGCAACGTGTTGCTGATCGTGTTGGTTTTTGCCCACCGATCATTGCGGTGCACCTCCAACTGCTTTTTGGTGTCCCTCTTTCTTTCGGACCTCATGGTGGCCTTGGTGGTCATGCCGCCCGCCATGCTCAACGTGCTGTGCGGGGCCTGGGTGCTGTGGCCGGCCTTTTGCCCCGTCTGGCTCTGCTTTGACGTCATGTGCTGCAGCGCCTCCATTCTTAACCTGTGCGTGATCAGTCTGGATCGCTACCTTTTCATTATCTCGCCGCTGCGCTACAAGCAGAGGATGACCCTGCCCCGGGCGTTGTTACTGGTCGGAGCTGCCTGGGGGCTGGCGGCGCTTGCTTCCTTTCTCCCCATTGAGATGAAGTGGCACAGTTTAGGCACCGACAACAGCTCCCGCTCGGATTTGCTATATCCGGCGTCCGATTTCCATCTCCGAGGTGTTGGCTTTCAATGCCGGCTGAATGTCACCTTGCCCTTCGCCCTGGTGGCAACTTTGCTCACCTTCTTTTTACCCTCTAGTGCCATATGCTTCACCTACTGTCGAATTCTTCTGGCAGCTCGTAGACAGGCCAAAAGGGTCGCGGTCCTGAGCCACCCACCGCACCCGCATCCCTCGCTCGGGGAACCGTCTCGGCCTCCTTCGCTTGGGGATGGAGCCCACCAAGACATTGATGATTGCAGTCACCAGGATGCCCCAGTACCACAGAATTTACCA CCATCAGTAAACAGTGAGCGTCACCTAGCTCACAGACAAGGACGGAGGGCACTGAAGGCCAGTTTGACGCTTGGAGTTCTCCTGGGACTCTTCTTCTTCACTTGGCTACCTTTTTTTATCACTAACATGGCCGAG GCAGTTTGCGACTGTGTCCCCCTGGCACTCTTTGACGCTATTACATGGCTGGGCTACTGCAACAGCACCATGAATCCCATCATCTACCCCCTCTTCATGAGGGACTTTAAGAGAGCGCTTGGGAAAATCTTGCCCTGCTCTTCCTCACGAGTGCCAAGACAACCCTCGCCTGCACTCTCCCTGTCCTTGCGCAACTCAGGAGAACCCAACATCTCCAGCGATCCCCCGTCCCCTCGGGCTTCTGACACAACCCCTCCACCTGCCACCGCCACCGATGCCGTGAATTTGCTGGATGCTGAGCAAGCTGAAATTGAACTGCCTTTTCTTCTCCCTAATCAGGTAGTCACACAAGGACTCAATGGGTGA
- the tmco4 gene encoding transmembrane and coiled-coil domain-containing protein 4 codes for MEEKHSKTDTSFTPDPGGAKAIKDSSYDQNPEEIISRQLSEQGRFAYAALCGVSLGHLFTGNANSAFRGQYLKGLVGWLDLDESVMPVMGAFLSGLGFEGSDTFLSTLRAEPLMATGATPIIQDLVSFSVKDGHYDARARTLIRHVGCLLRVSPQELEDFEETLSEKLTERGEESEEESSRRRKRERGRKLRRYLLVGLATVGGGTLIGVTGGLAAPLVAAGAGAVLGAGGAAALGSATGIAIMASLFGAAGAGLTGYKMNKCVGAIEEFEFLPLSSGKHLHLTVTVTGWLCTGKYSSFQAPWCSLGVRGEQYCLVWESRFLRDLGSAMTSLLDGLVSMMAQEALKYTILSGIVTALTWPASLLAAASVIDNPWCVCLNRSAEVGKHLAQVLRSRQQGKRPVSLIGFSLGARVIYFCLQELANEEGSEGVVEDVVLLGAPVDGSEKAWERITRVVAGKIVNGYCRGDWLLGFLYRSSAAQLCVAGLQPINIKDRRVVNVDLSSVVKGHLDYMHQMDTILVAVGVPTKEVPGSSLVLPQPVTPENGPTDTHHQFQIKHPLRETQSPVLETCTAHISEQSTRTTEMADGWDVPDISELLDALNSDDSESKTPPRTGNNVPTPCESATGDRPVFNESGDEHMSWNWEDTHWTAEHGHKQT; via the exons GAAAAACACAGCAAAACGGACACTAGTTTTACCCCTG ATCCAGGGGGTGCAAAAGCAATAAAAGATTCGTCCTATGACCAAAACCCTGAGGAAATTATCAGTAGACAGCTGAGCGAACAGGGCCGATTTGCCTATGCTGCCTTGTGTGGTGTGTCACTGGGACATTTATTTACTGGGAATGCAAACAG TGCATTTAGGGGACAGTACCTGAAGGGTTTAGTTGGATGGCTGGACCTAGATGAATCTGTGATGCCCGTCATGGGGGCCTTCCTATCAGGCCTGGGATTTGAGGGCTCTGACACCTTTCTATCCACCCTGCGAGCTGAACCACTGATGGCTACCGGAGCCACCCCTATCATACAG GATCTCGTGTCTTTTTCTGTCAAAGATG GCCACTATGATGCCAGAGCAAGGACGCTAATTCGACACGTTGGCTGTTTGCTCCGAGTATCTCCGCAAGAGCTGGAAGACTTTGAGGAGACGCTTAGTGAGAAGCTGACGGAAAGAGGAGAAGAGAGCGA GGAAGAGTCATCCAGGCGACGGAAGAGAGAAAGGGGTCGGAAATTAAGACGCTACCTCCTCGTTGGACTCGCAACTGTTGGTGGTGGAACTTTGATTG GTGTGACTGGTGGGCTGGCGGCCCCTTTAGTGGCAGCAGGTGCCGGCGCTGTGCTGGGGGCCGGTGGGGCTGCTGCTCTGGGGTCAGCCACTGGCATCGCCATCATGGCCTCTCTGTTTGGGGCAGCTGGCGCCGGGCTTACCG GTTACAAGATGAATAAGTGTGTCGGTGCAATAGAAGAGTTTGAATTCTTGCCGCTCAGTTCTGGAAAGCATCTTCACCTTACCGTAACAGTGACAGGGTGGCTCTGCACTGGTAAATACA GCTCATTCCAGGCCCCTTGGTGTAGCCTGGGAGTGCGTGGGGAGCAGTACTGTTTGGTGTGGGAGTCACGTTTTCTCAGAGATCTGGGCTCGGCTATGACCTCTCTTTTAGATGGGCTGGTCAGCATGATGGCTCAGGAGGCCCTGAAGTACACAATTCTCTCAG GTATTGTAACGGCTCTGACATGGCCTGCCTCTTTACTGGCTGCTGCCAGTGTGATCGACAATCCATGGTGTGTTTGTCTGAACCGCTCAGCTGAGGTGGGCAAACATCTTGCTCAAGTTCTAAGAAGCAGACAGCAG GGGAAGCGTCCAGTCAGTCTTATAGGTTTCAGTCTCGGCGCTAGAGTCATCTACTTCTGTCTTCAAGAGCTTGCTAATGAAGAAG GTAGTGAAGGTGTTGTGGAAGATGTGGTCCTGCTGGGGGCTCCAGTGGATGGCTCGGAGAAGGCGTGGGAGAGAATCACCAGGGTAGTGGCTGGGAAAATAGTCAATGGATACTGCAG GGGGGATTGGCTCCTTGGTTTCTTGTACCGAAGCTCAGCTGCTCAGCTCTGCGTTGCTGGGCTACAACCAATTAACATTAAGGATCGACGTGTTGTCAATGTAGACCTTTCCTCTGTG GTGAAAGGTCATTTAGACTACATGCATCAAATGGACACCATCTTGGTGGCAGTGGGAGTTCCCACCAAAGAGGTCCCAGGATCCTCCCTTGTACTTCCTCAACCCGTAACTCCTGAAAATGGCCCAACAGACACTCATCACCAATTTCAAATAAAGCACCCCTTGCGGGAAACACAGAGTCCCGTCCTGGAGACTTGTACGGCACACATTAGTGAGCAATCAACAAGGACTACAGAGATGGCCGATGGCTGGGATGTCCCAGATATATCAGAACTTTTGGATGCTCTCAATAGTGACGATAGCGAGTCCAAAACTCCACCCAGAACAGGGAACAATGTACCTACCCCTTGCGAGAGTGCCACTGGTGATAGACCTGTTTTTAATGAGAGTGGGGATGAACATATGTCTTGGAACTGGGAAGATACACACTGGACTGCTGAGCACGGCCACAAACAAACCTGA
- the sike1 gene encoding suppressor of IKBKE 1, which translates to MKMACTLEKVLGDARTLLERLKDHDTAAEGLIEQSGALGHRVQSMKEVGNALPDKHADDTSEVQEMIKYKPHVLLTQENSQIKELQQENKELWLSLEEHQYTLELIMGRYRKQMLQMMMAKEEMDTKPVLTLHEDHAKEVQTKVERICEMGQVMRRAVQVDDQRYCSIREKLAQLEIENKELRDLLAISKESMAAAREESTQLATATHKNPPQLESSD; encoded by the exons ATGAAGATGGCCTGCACTTTAGAGAAAGTATTGGGTGATGCACGGACTCTGCTGGAGAGGTTAAAAGACCACGACACGGCCGCCGAGGGTCTCATCGAGCAGTCCGGGGCTCTTGGTCATAGAGTCCAGAGCATGAAAGAAGTGGGAAATGCTCTTCCAGACAAG CATGCAGATGACACTTCAGAAGTCCAAGAGATGATCAAGTACAAACCTCATGTCCTTTTGACTCAAGAGAACAGTCAAATCAAAGAACTTCAGCAAGAAAATAAAG AGCTGTGGTTGTCTCTTGAAGAGCACCAGTATACATTAGAGTTGATCATGGGTCGTTACCGAAAGCAGATGCTCCAGATGATGATGGCGAAGGAGGAGATGGACACAAAGCCTGTTCTTACACTGCACGAGGACCACGCAAAA GAAGTGCAGACCAAGGTGGAGCGAATATGCGAGATGGGCCAGGTGATGAGACGGGCTGTGCAGGTGGATGATCAGCGCTATTGTTCTATTCGAGAGAAGCTTGCCCAGCTCGAG ATTGAGAATAAGGAGCTCCGAGACCTCCTGGCTATCAGCAAAGAATCCATGGCAGCAGCAAGGGAGGAAAGCACGCAGCTTGCAACAGCAACACACAAAAACCCACCCCAGCTAGAGTCCAGCGATTAA